Part of the Roseomonas sp. OT10 genome, CGGCGAGCGCGGCCACGGCCGCCTCCAGCAGCGCCTCGTGGTTGGAGAGGGTGCATTCGCCCAGGCCCGTCCGGCCCTCCGCGTCGCGCACCAGCAGGAAGCACCAGTTGGTGCGCGGCGTGACGTTGACGCCGAGGAAGGAGATCCCCTCGATCCGGCTCATTCCGCGGTGATCCCGGCCCGGGACACGACGTCCTTCCACTGCGCGATGTCGGCGTGGATGCGCTCGCCGAAGGCGCGCGGCGTGCCGGCGACGAGCTTCCCGCCGATCAGCCGCACCCGGTCCTGCACCAGCGGCTCCGCCGCCACGCGCACCGCCGCGTCGTGGACGCGCTCGACGATGAAGGGGGGCGTGCCGGGCGGCGCGAGCAACCCGTTCCAGGCAAGCGTCTCGAAGCCCGGGAAGCCCGCCTCGTGCAGGCTGGGCACGGCGGGCAGCTCCGGCCAGCGGTCGCGGCTGGTGACGGCCAGCGCCACCATCTCGCCGCGCTGGATGTAGGGCATGAGGTTCACCAGGTTGGCGATGGCGATCGGCGCGTCGCCGGAGATGATGCCCTGGGCCATGGCCGGGGTGCCGCGATAGGGGATGTGCAGCACGTCCACCCCGGCGCGCAGCTTGAACAGCTCCATCGACAGGTGTGCCGAGGAGCCGACGCCGCCCGAGGCGTAGTTGAAGCCACCCGGCCGGCGCTTCAGCAGCCCGACCAGCTCCGCCACGTCCCGCGCGGGCAGCAGGCGCGGGTTGACCGCCAGCACGTTGGGACCCTCGACGAGCTGGGTGATCGGCTCGAAGGCGCTGGCGAGGTCGTAGGGCAGGTCGCGGTAGATCGCCGCGTTGATGCCGTTGGACCCGGCATTGCCGATCAGCAGCGTGTAGCCGTCCGGCGCCGCGCGCCAGGCCGCCTCCACCCCGATCCGCCCGCCGGCCCCGCCGCGATTCTCCACCACGATGGGCTGGCCGAGCACCGCCTCCAGATAGGGCGCGAGGAGCCGGGCGGTGGTGTCGTTGCCGCTGCCCGGCGCGTCCGGGGCGATCAGGCGGATGGGGCGCGTCGGCCAGTCCGACTGCGCCCGCGCGGCACGCGGCACGACGGCGCAGGGGGCGGCGAGGAGCGTGGCCAGGACGGCGCGCGCAAGCGATCGGCGCTGCAGCTGCATGGGGGGCTGTTCTCCGGCAGGTTGCCGGCAGCCTACAGGACGGGCGGGGCGGCGCCACTCTCCGGCGCCCGGCGCGGCAGGGGCCGGGCGGCCGCCTCCATCCCCGCCCAGGGATCGGGCGCGTCGAGCCGGCGCGGCGCGGTGCGCAGGGTGAAGGCACGGGGATCGAGCGCCGGCGTCACCTCCACCCAGTCCAGGGGCATGGCGACGGGCGCGCCGGGCCGGGCGCGGGGCGACCAGGACGCGACGGCCGAGGCGCCGCGGGCGTTGCGCTGGACGTCGAGGAAGATCCGCCCGGGCCGGTCGGCCTTGGCCTGGCTGGTGGTGAAGCGGCCCGGCTCGGCCCCCGCCAGCGCCGTGCCGATCGCCTCCGCCGCCGCATGCAGCCGGGGCCAGGTGGCGCCGGGGGCGATGGGGGCGACGAGGTGCAGCCCCTTGCCGCCCGTGGTCCTGCAGAAGGGCACCAGCCCCAGCGACCGCACCCGCTCGCGCAGCGCCAGCGCCGCCTCCACCACGGCGGCGAAGGGCAGGTCGTCGGCCGGGTCGAGGTCCAGGATCAGTCGGTCGGGCTGGGCGAGGCGCGGCGCGCGGGCGCCCCAGGGGTGGATCTCCAGCGTGCCGGACTGGGCGAGGGCGACGAGCCCGGCCACGTCCGCCACGGCCACCAGCGGCTCCTCCTCGCCGCGCGGGGACAGGCGGCGCAGGTGGGACGAGGTGCCGCGACCGGCATGGCGCTGCACGAAGCGTTCGCCGCCGATGCCCTCCGGCGCGCGCACCAGGGTGAGCGGCCGGTCGGCGAGCTGCGGCAGCAGGCGCGGGGCGACGGCGACCAGGTACTCGGCGAGGTCGCGCTTGGTGACGGGGGCGGCCCCGTCCTCACCCGGCCAGTAGATGCGGGCAGGGTGGGAGAGGGTGACGCCCTCCAGCACCGCGCTGCCGGCGGGGGGCTTCGGGGCGCGCGGAGCCTTCGCCTCGGCGGGCTTCGCGGTGCGGCGGGCGGTGGGCTTCGCGGCGGGCGCGGGCTTCGGCGGGCGGCCGGAGATGCCCGCCAGGTCGCGGCCGCTGGCGACGGAGGTGGTGGCCTCCTCCAGCAGCGCGTCGCCCTCGCCCGGCCGGGCCTCCGCGTCGCGGGACTTGATGAGCAGCCAGCGGGGCTTGCTCCCCTCCCCCCGGAAGCGGCGCAGCGTCCAGCCGCCGCGCAGCCGCTCGCCATGCAGGGTGAAGCGCAGCGTGCCGGCGGCGAGGTCGCCTTCCGGGTCGTCGCCCTCCGGCTCCCAGGTGCCGCGGTCCCAGAGGAGGACGGTGCCGGCGCCGTAGCCCGCGCCGATCACCCCCTCGAAGCCGCCATAGTCCAGAGGGTGGTCCTCCACCTGCACGGCGAGGCGGCGGTCGGCCGGGTCCAGGCTGGGGCCGCGGGTGACGGCCCAGGATTTCAGCACGCCGTCCAGCTCCAGCCGGAAGTCGTAGTGCAGGCGGGTGGCGTCGTGCTTCTGCACCACGAAGGCCAGCGGCGCCTTGGCCTTGCGCCGCCGGGGGGCAGCGCCCTCGGGCTCGGGCGAGCGGCGGAAGTAGCGCCTGGCGCGGTAGGGGGCGAGCGGGTCGGGGCTGGCCATGACCATCGCGGAACGTCCGGGGCGGGACGGGGCTGCAAGGGGGGTGGCCGCGAACACCACGCCGCCACGCCGGGCGGAGCCGGGGTCACGCCCGGCGTGGCGGCATGGGTGCCGCGCCCCGGGCGGTTGGCGCCGCGATTTCCCCGGAGTCGCCCCTTCGGTAGAAGGCGCGCATGGACAACAGCATGGCGGCCAGGCCCTACAGCACGCTGAAGGGCGACCCGTACCGCGCCTATGAGGAACTGCCGGCCGAGGTGCGCCGGGCCCTGCAGGAGGCCCTGGTGGACTGGTGCCCCCTGCGTGCCCGCGAATGGCACCTGCACCTGCTGCGCCGGGAGCGGCTGCGGCCGGCGCAGGCGGCATCCTTCCTCATCCAGACCATCCGCCGGCAGGATCAGGCCGAGGTGGCCGCCTTCGCACGGACGTGGTCGAAGGGTGCCGAGGCCTATCCGCACCTGGCCGCCGGAGCGACGCTTCAGAGCTATGTCGGCCCGGACGGCATCCCCGCCGCCGAGCCCATCCCGGTCGCCCCGAGGGAGATGCCCTCCCGGCCCAAGGCCCAGGCCCGGCCCAAGGCCCGGCCCAAGGCACAGGCCAAACCCGGGAAGCGGGCCAAGCGCCTGAAGGGCCGCCGCGGCCGGCGCTGAGAGGCGGCAGAAGCCGCACCCAGCACCGGTCCATCCCCGAACGATGCCACCGCGCCGGGGCGCCCTAGCGCCGCAGCCTGCCCCAGCCCGGCGCCTCCACCGCCAGCGCCTCCAGCCCGGCGCGGGAGAGCATGGCCGCCGTCTCCGCCTCCGCCGCGCCCACGATGGCGGCGCGGTCCGCCTCGGTGAACGCGCCGTCGCGCAGCAGCACGCGGCCGCCCACCACCACGTCGCGCACGTCGCCGCCGCTGGCGAAGTAGACGACGCGCGAGACGGGCATGTTGGCCGGCGCCATGTGCGGCGCCTCCAGGTCCACGGTGATGACGTCCGCCAGCTTGCCCGGCTCCAGGCTGCCGATCTCGTCGGACAGGCCCAGGGTGCGGGCGGCGTCGACGGTGCACATCTCCAGCGCCTTGCCGGGCGGCAGGAGCTTCTCGTCCTGGAACTTCCGCTGGTGATAGCGGATGAGCTGGAACATGTGCCGGAACATGTCGCCCGAACGGTCCGGCGCCGTGGCGTCGCTGCCCAGCATGACGTTCACGCCGCGCTCCAGCAGCGTGATCGCCGGGCAGTAGCCGCGCACCGAGGCGATGGCGGAGGGGTTGTGCACCACCCCCGTCCCCGTCTCGGCGAAGGCGTCGATGTCGCCCTCGGTCAGGTCCGTGCAGTGCGAGAAGAAGGTGTTCGGCCCGAGCAGGCCGAAATTGCGCGCCGTCACCACGCTGCCGCTGCGGTGCCCGTCCTGGTGGAACAGGCAGCCGTACCGGTCGGCCAGCTCCTTGGTGGCCAGGGACTGGCGCGCCACCTCGGCCGTCATCGCCGGGTCGTCGCCATGCTCCTCGCGGTGCGTGGCGGTCAGCGTCGCGATGCGGATGCCGCCCTTGCCGTGCTGGGCGCGGATGACCTCCTCCACCACCTCCATCTGCTGCTCGAAGGTGACCGGCCGCTCCACCCCGTCCACCCCGATATAGGGGCGCGGGAAGGGCGGGCGGGTGGGGCCGATCGCGACAATGGAGCGCGTGCCCACGCCGCGCACCGCGTCGCAATGCGCGGCTGCGAAGGCCGGGTCGTCGGAGCGCATCACCGAATCCCCGCCGCCGAGCAGCGAGACGCCCGTGGTCACGCCGAAGCGCAGCCGCTCCAGCGCGGCCAGCGCCCCTTCCGCCGCCCAGAAGGACGGGGGGGAGGCGAGGGTGTAGATGACGCGGCACGCCTCCATCCAGGCGGCGCTGTTGCCGTTGGCGAGTGTCTTGACCAGCCCGTGCCCGGCATGGGCGTGGCCGTCGATCAGCCCGGGCAGCACCGCCTTGCCGCGCGCGTCGATCCGCTGCGCCGCCTCCGGATGGGCGGCGGCCACCTCGGCGCGCGGGCCGACCGCGGCGATCTTGCCGTCCGTGACGGCCACGGCCCCGTCGGGGATGACGCGGCGGGCGCCATCCATAGTGATGACGGTGCCGCCTTCGATGATGAGATCTGTCATGCTGCTTCCCGTAGACGTCCTTGCCGGCGGCGCGGCGCGCCGTCAGTTCACCCTGACCAGCCAGAGCCGCAGCCGGTTGTCCGGCGCCGGCGCCAGCTCGATGCCCTTCTTCGCCGCCCAGACGATGGGCTGCTGGTGCAGCGGCACGTGCGCCACCTCGCGCTTCTCCACCATCAGCGCCTGGCGGATCAGGGCGCGGCGCTTCGTCTCGTCGCCCTCCTGCGCCACCTGCCGCGCCAGCGCATCGAATTCCGCGTTCGACCAGCGGCCGACGTTCAGCCCGCCCGACCGCTCGGTGCGGGTGGCCAGAACCTCCTGGAGGGTGGAGTAGGTGTCGGCCAGCGGCAGCCCGGCATGGCCCAGCATGAAGAAGGAGGTGTCGAGCGTGTTCACCCGGCGCGACCACACGTTGGTCGGCTCGATCTGCGGCTGCACCTTGATGCCGACGCGCCCCAGCATGCCGATAATCGAGAGGCAGAGCCGCTCGTCATAGACGTAGCGGTCGTTGGGGCAGGAGAGGCCGACGGTGAAGCCGTTGGGATAGCCCGCCTCGGCCAGCAGCCGCTTCGACGCCTCGGGGTCGTAGGGGAAGCTGCGGCCCTGCGCCTCGGTGTCGGTGCTGGGCGGCGCGCCGGCCAGGAAGGGGCTGGCCATGGAGCCGGCGACCCAGGCGTTGCCGCGCATCACCGTGCGCTTCAGCGTCTCCACGTCGATCGCCTGGTAGACGGCGCGGCGCACGCGCACGTCCTGGAAGGGGTTCTTTCCCTTCACGTCGGAATAGAGCAGCTCGTCGCGGGCGTGGTCGAAGCCCAGGTAGATCGTGCGCAGCTCCGGCCCCTGCACCACCTGCAGGGCGCTGTTGGATTCGATGCGCGGGATGTCCTGGATCGGCAGGTCCACCAGCGCGTCCACGCTGCCGCTGATGAGGGCGGCCGTGCGCGTGGCGGCCGAGCGGATCGGCTGGAAGGTCACGGTGGTCAGGTTGTGGACGGGCTTGTCCCACCAGCCGGGGAAGGCCTCCAGCACGGTCGGCCCGTCCACGGTGCGGGAGACGACGCGGAAGGGGCCGGTGCCGTTGGCGGAGCGGCCGGCGGCGTTCTCCTCGCGCGCGGAGAGGTTGCTGGCGGCGGTGGCGTTGCGGGCCTCCGACCAGCCCTTGTCCATGATGTAGAACTGCGTCAGCGCGGCCAGCAGGATCGGGAAGGGCCCGTTGGTCTCGACCTCGACGGTGTGGTCGTCGAGGGCGCGCATGTCCTTCACGGCGGCGAGGTTGCCCTTGGCCAGCGCGCCCGGCGTGTTGATGCGGGCCCAGTTGAAGATCACGTCCTCGGCCGTGAAGTCCTCGCCGCCATGGAACTTCACCCCGCGCCGCAGGTGGAAGCGCCAGGTGGTCGGCGTCGGCGTCTCCCAGCTCTCGGCCAGGGCGGGCTCCAGCTCCAGCCGCTCGTTGTGGCGGGCCAGCGTCTCGTAGACGTTGCCCAGGAAGGCGTTGGTGAAGGTGTTGTTGGAGGAGTGCGGGTCGAGTGTCAGCACGTCGCCGCCGAAGGCCCAGGAGAAGGGCTTCGCCCAGGCCCCCGGCGCGGCGAGGGCGAGGCCCGCCGCCAGGGCGCCGGGGAGGGCCGCCCGGAGAACGGCTCCGGGCAGCAGGGTGGCGAGGCGCATGGGGCAGGCTCCTTCTCGGACGGCGCGACGTTGCCGTCGGGTATCCGAACGGTATCCAAGCAGCATGCCAAGATTTCGGAAACCCTCCGGCGTGTCGCGCGGGACACGGTGCCGACCTGCCCGCCGCGGCGCGGAAACAGGGGAGGCGGCGGCGGCGTTGCGGCGGCCATGGACCCGATCCGATCCCTCCGCCTGGCGCTCGTCACCAGCATCCTCGGCGTGCCGGCCGGCCTCTCCGGCGCCGCCCCGCTTCCAGCGTCGGAGGGGCGGCAGGAACGCGGCATGGCCGCCACGCCGGCGCCGCATTCGCAGCCCGATCCTGTCGCCGCCGCGCCCGCCGGCTGACGCCACGTTCCGGATCCATTGCCGATGACCGATCGCTCCTCCCCCACCACCCGTTCCTCCCCCGCCGCCCGGACGGCCCCGTGCCGCCGGGGCCTCGCGCTGCTGGGCCTGCTGCTCCCCCTCGGCGCCGCCCCCCTGCATCCTGCCCTGGCGCAGGAGGCGCCCGCCCCCACCCGGCTGCACCTGTCCGAGACGGCGGCCGTCACCCGCGCGCCCGACGAGGTCGTCGCCACCCTGCGCGCGGAGGCGCGGGGCAGCACCGCCCAGGCGGCCCAGGCGGCGGTGAACACGGCCATGGCCGCGGCGCTGGAGCGGGCACGGGCTGCGCCGGGCGTCACCGCCTCGACCGGCACCTACTGGACCCAGCGGGTGGAGAACCCGCGCGGCTGGACCGCCAGCCAGACCCTCAGCCTGCGCGCCGCGGAGCTGCCGCCGCTGCTGGACCTGACGGGGCAGTTGCAGGAGCGCGGGCTGGCGATGGACGGCTTCGCCTTCCGCCTCACCCGCGACGCCAAGCGCAAGGCGCAGGAGGAGGCGGCGTCGCAGGCCATCGACTCGCTGCGGGCGCGGGCGGAGGCGGTGGCGCGGCAGCTCGGCCTGCGGGTGGAGCGGCTGGCGGAGATCCGGGTGGACAGCGCGGCCGAGCCGCCGCCCCGTCCCTTCGCCCGGAGCGTGGCCATGTCCGCCGCGGCCGCGCCGCCGGTGGCGCAGGCGGAGGATCTCGAGGTGACCTCGACCGTCCAGGCGGAGGTGCTGCTGCGCGCCCCGTGACCGGCAGGCGGGGTTTCGCCCGCCCCCCCCTCTTGCCGGCGTGCCCGGGCGTGGCCACTGACGGGCCATGCCCGAACTTCCTGAGGTCGAGACGGTGATGCGCGGCCTCTCCGCCGTGCTGACCGGCCGCACCATCGCCCAGGCGGAGACCCGCCGCGCCGGCCTGCGCTGGCCCTTCCCCGAGAATCTCGCCGGGCGCCTCACCGGCTCCCGCGTCGAGGGCTTCCGCCGGCGCGGCAAGTACATGCTGATGCGGCTCTCGGGCGGGACCTCGATGCTGGTGCATCTGGGCATGTCCGGCCGGATGGTGGCGCGGCAGGAGGGGGTGCCCCCGGCCCCGTCCCTGGGGCCCCAGGGCGCCGCCTCGGACTCGCGCGGCGCCGCGGGGGGCGAGGCGCACGAGCACCTGGTGATGCACACCGCCGATGGCTGGCGGGTCGGCTTCTGCGACCCGCGCCGCTTCGGGGTGGTGGACCTCGTGCCCACCGCGGCGGAGGACTCCCACCGCCTGCTCGCCGGCATGGGGCCGGAGCCGCTGGAGGATGCCTTCACCCCCGCCGTGCTGTCCAAGGCCCTGGCGGGCAAGCAGACCCCGATCAAGGCGGCGCTGCTGGACCAGCGCGTGGTGGCGGGGCTGGGCAACATCTACGTCGCGGAGGCGCTGTACCGCGCCGGCCTCTCGCCCGAGCGGCTGGCGGGCACCGTCACGGGCGCGCGGGCGGCGCGGCTGGTGCCGGCGATCAAGGCGGTGCTGCGGGATTCGATCGAGGCGGGGGGCTCCTCGCTGCGCGACTACGTGCGCGCGGATGGCGAGGTGGGGTTCTTCCAGGACCGCTTCAGCGTCTACGACCGCGCCGGGCTGGCCTGCCCCGCCTGCCCCGGCCCGCCGAAGTGCCAGGGGGTGGCGAGGATCGTCCAGGCCGGGCGCAGCACCTTCTTCTGTCCCCGGACGCAGCGCTAGGGCAGCCCGCCCAGGGCCGGGGGAGGGTTCAGCCGGGACGGGCGAGCCGGGCCCTGCCCCGCCGACCGGGGCCCCTCCGGCGCAGGTCCCGGGTGAGGAGGATCTGCCCGTCCTCCTCCCGGCCCCGCTCGACCCAGCCCCGCGCGCGGTAGAAGCCGCGCGCCCGCAGCCCGGGCTCGTTGCCGGTCAGCAGCCAGCCCTCGCCCACCCCCCGGGCGGCGAGCCAGGATTCGGCTTCGGCCAGCAGCCTGCTGCCCAGCCCCCGCCCCTCCGCCCCGGGACGGACGAAGAGCGCGAAGACGTCGCCCTCCCGCGCCCGCGCCATGGCGAAGCCCAGCGGCCGGCGGCCCCGCAGCGCCAGCCAGGCGGCGCAGGGCCCGCGGAGCGCCGCCGCCACGGCCGCGGGGGTCACGCCCGCCGCGGCCAGCGCCGCCCGGTCCATCGCGTTCTCCCGCACCGCGGTGCGGATGGCGAAGAGGGCAGGAAGGTCGCGCGGGCCGGCGCGCCGCAGGGTGATGGGCATGAGGCCAGGATAGCTCGGCCGGGCCGGGCGCGGTGGCCCCCCTTGCCCCTCCTGGCACGCGGCGGCGGGCCGGGCCAATCTGCCGGCGATCGCGCGGGCATGCCTGCCGCATCAGGGACCGCACCAGGGGAGCCGACGCATGGCCGAATACGGGATGATCCTGACCGAGACCCGGGGACGGGTCGGGCTGATCACGCTGAACCGTCCGCAGGCGCTGAACGCGCTCTGCGACCAGCTGACCGAGGAGCTGGGCCGGGCGCTGCTGGAGTTCGACGCCGACCCCGGCATCGGCGCCATCGTCCTGACCGGCAGCGCCAAGGCCTTCGCCGCCGGGGCGGACATCAAGGAGATGAAGGACCGGGCCTACCCGGAGATCTATTTCGACGACTTCATCGGCAAGCGCTGGGAGACGGTGCTGACGGTGAAGACCCCCGTCATCGCCGCGGTCGCGGGCTTCGCCCTGGGCGGCGGATGCGAGCTGGCGATGATGTGCGACATGATCCTGGCCGCCGACACGGCGAAGTTCGGCCAGCCGGAGATCAGGCTGGGCGTCATCCCCGGCGCCGGCGGCTCCCAGCGCCTGACGCGGGCGGTGGGCAAGTCCAAGGCGATGGACCTGATCCTGACCGGCCGGATGATGGACGCGGCGGAGGCGGAGCGCTGCGGCTTGGTCGCGCGCATCGTTCCGGCCGCCGAGCTGGTCGAGGCGGCGGTCAAGATGGGCGAGGAGATCGCGGCCTTCTCCACCCCCGCCGTGGCCATGGCGAAGGAGGCGGTGAACGCCGCCTACGAGACCACCCTGCACGAGGGGGTGCGGCTGGAGCGGCGGCTGTTCCTCAGCCTCTTCGGCACCCCGGACCAGAAGGAGGGCATGGCCGCCTTCGCGGAGAAGCGGAAGGCGCAGTTCCAGCGCGGCTGAGCCGGCGCGCCCGCCTGTCCCGGGTGGGGGCGCGGGCGACGGGGGCGGCACCGGCTGCCCCCCGCCCGGCGGGGGGCCGGTCCCCGGGGACCGCACCCCTGGCAGGCCGTCTCCGTCATTGACTCGCAAGGCCCCCGGGGACTAGAAGCCCCGACCTTCCGCAGCGCCCCAGGTGCAGCGGCCTCCCATCTTATTGACGAATTGGCAGTCACGCAGCCCATGGCGAACAACCCGTCCGCGCGCAAGCGCATCCGTCAGACCGAGAAGCGCAACGCCCGCAACACCGCCCGCCGCTCGCGCGTGCGGACCTTCCTGCGCAAGGTCGAGGAGGCGATCGCCGGCGGCGACAAGTCCCAGGCCCAGGCGGCGTTCCAGGCCGCCCAGCCGGAGATGCAGCGCGCCGCCGACAAGGGCGTCCTGCACGACAACACCGTGGCCCGGAAGCTGTCCCGCCTGTCCGCCCGGATCAAGGGACTCGGCGCCTCCGCCTGATTGATCGGGCCGATCGCAAGATCAGGCTGGACAAGACTGAATCAGGGCCTGGACCGTTTCGGTCCAGGCCCTGATTTTCTGAGGCCCATCAATGTTTTGATGCCGGCATCTTCGCGTGGCGTGGCAGAAGCGGCCAGCGTCTCGCGACTTCGTGGCAACAGTGTGACTCCAGAGTCGAATACGCGTCCCGAGTCCGCTTGATTCGCGCCTCGCCGAAGGCTGTTCTCTCGGCGGGTCGCCAGCACCGCCGGACCCCTGGAACGCCCCGCGGGGCAGGCATCGGGGTCCATTCGCGCGGCATATCGGGCTTCGGGCCCGGTCGCAGGTCATGATCGAGGGAGACGGCGCGCCGCGCCGGCCGGGGAGAGGATGCGGACGCTGATGCAGGACAAGCCCGGCACCTCCCCCTTCCCCGCCACGGCGGGGAACGAGCACGGGACGCCGGCCGCCTCGCCAGGGGAGGCGGGCGTCGCCGAGGCCTGGGCCCGGATCCGCGGCCGCCT contains:
- a CDS encoding Bug family tripartite tricarboxylate transporter substrate binding protein translates to MQLQRRSLARAVLATLLAAPCAVVPRAARAQSDWPTRPIRLIAPDAPGSGNDTTARLLAPYLEAVLGQPIVVENRGGAGGRIGVEAAWRAAPDGYTLLIGNAGSNGINAAIYRDLPYDLASAFEPITQLVEGPNVLAVNPRLLPARDVAELVGLLKRRPGGFNYASGGVGSSAHLSMELFKLRAGVDVLHIPYRGTPAMAQGIISGDAPIAIANLVNLMPYIQRGEMVALAVTSRDRWPELPAVPSLHEAGFPGFETLAWNGLLAPPGTPPFIVERVHDAAVRVAAEPLVQDRVRLIGGKLVAGTPRAFGERIHADIAQWKDVVSRAGITAE
- the ligD gene encoding non-homologous end-joining DNA ligase, with amino-acid sequence MASPDPLAPYRARRYFRRSPEPEGAAPRRRKAKAPLAFVVQKHDATRLHYDFRLELDGVLKSWAVTRGPSLDPADRRLAVQVEDHPLDYGGFEGVIGAGYGAGTVLLWDRGTWEPEGDDPEGDLAAGTLRFTLHGERLRGGWTLRRFRGEGSKPRWLLIKSRDAEARPGEGDALLEEATTSVASGRDLAGISGRPPKPAPAAKPTARRTAKPAEAKAPRAPKPPAGSAVLEGVTLSHPARIYWPGEDGAAPVTKRDLAEYLVAVAPRLLPQLADRPLTLVRAPEGIGGERFVQRHAGRGTSSHLRRLSPRGEEEPLVAVADVAGLVALAQSGTLEIHPWGARAPRLAQPDRLILDLDPADDLPFAAVVEAALALRERVRSLGLVPFCRTTGGKGLHLVAPIAPGATWPRLHAAAEAIGTALAGAEPGRFTTSQAKADRPGRIFLDVQRNARGASAVASWSPRARPGAPVAMPLDWVEVTPALDPRAFTLRTAPRRLDAPDPWAGMEAAARPLPRRAPESGAAPPVL
- a CDS encoding DUF6525 family protein — translated: MDNSMAARPYSTLKGDPYRAYEELPAEVRRALQEALVDWCPLRAREWHLHLLRRERLRPAQAASFLIQTIRRQDQAEVAAFARTWSKGAEAYPHLAAGATLQSYVGPDGIPAAEPIPVAPREMPSRPKAQARPKARPKAQAKPGKRAKRLKGRRGRR
- a CDS encoding amidohydrolase family protein, giving the protein MTDLIIEGGTVITMDGARRVIPDGAVAVTDGKIAAVGPRAEVAAAHPEAAQRIDARGKAVLPGLIDGHAHAGHGLVKTLANGNSAAWMEACRVIYTLASPPSFWAAEGALAALERLRFGVTTGVSLLGGGDSVMRSDDPAFAAAHCDAVRGVGTRSIVAIGPTRPPFPRPYIGVDGVERPVTFEQQMEVVEEVIRAQHGKGGIRIATLTATHREEHGDDPAMTAEVARQSLATKELADRYGCLFHQDGHRSGSVVTARNFGLLGPNTFFSHCTDLTEGDIDAFAETGTGVVHNPSAIASVRGYCPAITLLERGVNVMLGSDATAPDRSGDMFRHMFQLIRYHQRKFQDEKLLPPGKALEMCTVDAARTLGLSDEIGSLEPGKLADVITVDLEAPHMAPANMPVSRVVYFASGGDVRDVVVGGRVLLRDGAFTEADRAAIVGAAEAETAAMLSRAGLEALAVEAPGWGRLRR
- a CDS encoding ABC transporter substrate-binding protein, which encodes MRLATLLPGAVLRAALPGALAAGLALAAPGAWAKPFSWAFGGDVLTLDPHSSNNTFTNAFLGNVYETLARHNERLELEPALAESWETPTPTTWRFHLRRGVKFHGGEDFTAEDVIFNWARINTPGALAKGNLAAVKDMRALDDHTVEVETNGPFPILLAALTQFYIMDKGWSEARNATAASNLSAREENAAGRSANGTGPFRVVSRTVDGPTVLEAFPGWWDKPVHNLTTVTFQPIRSAATRTAALISGSVDALVDLPIQDIPRIESNSALQVVQGPELRTIYLGFDHARDELLYSDVKGKNPFQDVRVRRAVYQAIDVETLKRTVMRGNAWVAGSMASPFLAGAPPSTDTEAQGRSFPYDPEASKRLLAEAGYPNGFTVGLSCPNDRYVYDERLCLSIIGMLGRVGIKVQPQIEPTNVWSRRVNTLDTSFFMLGHAGLPLADTYSTLQEVLATRTERSGGLNVGRWSNAEFDALARQVAQEGDETKRRALIRQALMVEKREVAHVPLHQQPIVWAAKKGIELAPAPDNRLRLWLVRVN
- a CDS encoding SIMPL domain-containing protein (The SIMPL domain is named for its presence in mouse protein SIMPL (signalling molecule that associates with mouse pelle-like kinase). Bacterial member BP26, from Brucella, was shown to assemble into a channel-like structure, while YggE from E. coli has been associated with resistance to oxidative stress.), with amino-acid sequence MTDRSSPTTRSSPAARTAPCRRGLALLGLLLPLGAAPLHPALAQEAPAPTRLHLSETAAVTRAPDEVVATLRAEARGSTAQAAQAAVNTAMAAALERARAAPGVTASTGTYWTQRVENPRGWTASQTLSLRAAELPPLLDLTGQLQERGLAMDGFAFRLTRDAKRKAQEEAASQAIDSLRARAEAVARQLGLRVERLAEIRVDSAAEPPPRPFARSVAMSAAAAPPVAQAEDLEVTSTVQAEVLLRAP
- the mutM gene encoding bifunctional DNA-formamidopyrimidine glycosylase/DNA-(apurinic or apyrimidinic site) lyase gives rise to the protein MPELPEVETVMRGLSAVLTGRTIAQAETRRAGLRWPFPENLAGRLTGSRVEGFRRRGKYMLMRLSGGTSMLVHLGMSGRMVARQEGVPPAPSLGPQGAASDSRGAAGGEAHEHLVMHTADGWRVGFCDPRRFGVVDLVPTAAEDSHRLLAGMGPEPLEDAFTPAVLSKALAGKQTPIKAALLDQRVVAGLGNIYVAEALYRAGLSPERLAGTVTGARAARLVPAIKAVLRDSIEAGGSSLRDYVRADGEVGFFQDRFSVYDRAGLACPACPGPPKCQGVARIVQAGRSTFFCPRTQR
- a CDS encoding GNAT family N-acetyltransferase; this encodes MPITLRRAGPRDLPALFAIRTAVRENAMDRAALAAAGVTPAAVAAALRGPCAAWLALRGRRPLGFAMARAREGDVFALFVRPGAEGRGLGSRLLAEAESWLAARGVGEGWLLTGNEPGLRARGFYRARGWVERGREEDGQILLTRDLRRRGPGRRGRARLARPG
- a CDS encoding enoyl-CoA hydratase, which translates into the protein MAEYGMILTETRGRVGLITLNRPQALNALCDQLTEELGRALLEFDADPGIGAIVLTGSAKAFAAGADIKEMKDRAYPEIYFDDFIGKRWETVLTVKTPVIAAVAGFALGGGCELAMMCDMILAADTAKFGQPEIRLGVIPGAGGSQRLTRAVGKSKAMDLILTGRMMDAAEAERCGLVARIVPAAELVEAAVKMGEEIAAFSTPAVAMAKEAVNAAYETTLHEGVRLERRLFLSLFGTPDQKEGMAAFAEKRKAQFQRG
- the rpsT gene encoding 30S ribosomal protein S20, encoding MANNPSARKRIRQTEKRNARNTARRSRVRTFLRKVEEAIAGGDKSQAQAAFQAAQPEMQRAADKGVLHDNTVARKLSRLSARIKGLGASA